The region AGTCGATGACCCGCGGCGACAGATCCTTGGATGTCGGAATATCGAGTTCCATCTTGAAGCGCTCGTTCGGATAGAGCGGCGTCAGATTGTCGAAATGGACTTTGTGACGGATCTTTTCCGGATCGTCGAAATTGATGGTGTTGACTTTCAGCAGCGCGAAATAGCGCTCGCCTTCCTTCGGCCCGCGGATCGGGCCCTCGACGGTATCGCCAGTTTTGAGCGAGAACCGGCGGATCTGCGACGGTGAGATATAGATATCGTCCGGACCCGGCAAGTAGTTTGCATTGGCCGAACGCAGGAAACCGAAACCATCCTGCAGCACCTCGACGACCCCTTCGCCGATAATTTCGACATCCTGGCTGGCAAGCATCTTGAGGATGGCAAACATCAGCTCCTGCTTACGCATCGTGCTGGCATTCTCGACCTCGAGCGATTCGGCGAAAGCCAGAAGATCCGTCGGGGATTTGCTTTTAAGTTCCTGAAGCTTCATTTCAGCCATGAAGTGACCAATACTCTTTTCAATTTTGCAGGGGAAAGGCGATGTTGGGTCGTATTCGGTACTGCGAAAGGGCTCGCAGACGACTGAACTCTACACACATGCCACGTAGATGAGTTGCGCGGAAAATAGCGACTCGCAATCGCCGCCGCAAGAGGGCTGCTTAAAATGAAGCAAATTTAACCTGAAGGCGAATTCGTCCTCAAAACGGCTTCACCACGACGAGGATGACGATCAGGATCATCAGCAAGGTCGGCGCCTCGTTCATGAAGCGCCAATAGCGTGCCGAGCGGCGATTTTCATCCCGCTCGAAGGCTCTAACAGCGCGGCTGAAGAACATATGAACCCCGGTCAGCAGCGCGACGAGGCCGATCTTGGCATGCAGCCAGCCGCCCTGGAATCCATAGACCGACCAGGCGAGATAGAGGCCGAAGATCCATGTCAGCATCATCGCCGGCGTCATGATGATCCGAAGCAGCCGA is a window of Rhizobium sp. N324 DNA encoding:
- the hemJ gene encoding protoporphyrinogen oxidase HemJ, whose amino-acid sequence is MEKQTDRGLGAYARRRAHFALAFFALLAVGLFAWNPDNLYLWIKALHIIAVISWMAGLLYMPRLFIYHTDAEPGSVQSETFKVMERRLLRIIMTPAMMLTWIFGLYLAWSVYGFQGGWLHAKIGLVALLTGVHMFFSRAVRAFERDENRRSARYWRFMNEAPTLLMILIVILVVVKPF